One segment of Streptomyces sp. NBC_00576 DNA contains the following:
- the ispG gene encoding flavodoxin-dependent (E)-4-hydroxy-3-methylbut-2-enyl-diphosphate synthase, with protein MTAVSLGVPEVPVRPIADRRVSRRIEVGPVAVGGGAPVSVQSMTTTRTSDIGATLQQIAELTASGCQIVRVACPTQDDADALATIARKSQIPVIADIHFQPKYVFAAIEAGCAAVRVNPGNIKQFDDKVKEIARAAKEHGTPIRIGVNAGSLDRRLLQKYGKATPEALVESALWEASLFEEHGFRDIKISVKHNDPVIMVNAYRLLAERCDYPLHLGVTEAGPTFQGTIKSAVAFGALLSEGIGDTIRVSLSAPPVEEVKVGIQILESLNLRQRRLEIVSCPSCGRAQVDVYKLADQVTAGLEGMEVPLRVAVMGCVVNGPGEAREADLGVASGNGKGQIFVKGEVIKTVPESKIVETLIEEAMKIAEQMEQGGVASGEPAVTVS; from the coding sequence GTGACCGCTGTCTCCTTGGGCGTTCCCGAGGTACCGGTCCGTCCGATCGCCGATCGCCGGGTCTCCCGGCGCATCGAGGTCGGGCCGGTGGCGGTCGGGGGCGGGGCCCCGGTGTCGGTGCAGTCGATGACGACGACGCGTACGTCGGACATCGGCGCCACACTCCAGCAGATCGCCGAACTCACCGCGTCCGGCTGCCAGATCGTCCGCGTCGCCTGCCCCACGCAGGACGACGCGGACGCGCTGGCGACGATCGCGCGCAAGTCGCAGATCCCGGTGATCGCCGACATCCACTTCCAGCCGAAGTACGTGTTCGCCGCGATCGAGGCGGGCTGCGCGGCCGTCCGCGTCAATCCCGGCAACATCAAGCAGTTCGACGACAAGGTGAAGGAGATCGCGCGCGCCGCCAAGGAGCACGGCACGCCGATCCGGATCGGGGTCAACGCCGGTTCGCTGGACCGGCGGTTGCTCCAGAAGTACGGCAAGGCGACACCCGAGGCGCTCGTCGAGTCGGCGCTGTGGGAGGCGTCGCTCTTCGAGGAGCACGGCTTCCGGGACATCAAGATCTCGGTCAAGCACAACGACCCGGTCATCATGGTCAACGCCTACCGGCTGCTCGCCGAACGGTGCGACTACCCGCTGCACCTGGGCGTCACCGAGGCCGGTCCCACCTTCCAGGGGACCATCAAGTCCGCTGTCGCCTTCGGGGCGTTGCTGAGCGAGGGCATCGGCGACACGATCCGCGTCTCACTGTCCGCGCCGCCGGTCGAGGAGGTCAAGGTCGGCATCCAGATCCTGGAATCGCTGAACCTGCGGCAACGGCGGCTGGAGATCGTGTCCTGCCCGTCCTGCGGACGTGCCCAGGTCGACGTCTACAAGCTCGCCGACCAGGTCACGGCCGGGTTGGAGGGCATGGAAGTGCCGCTGCGCGTCGCGGTCATGGGGTGTGTGGTCAACGGCCCCGGCGAGGCGCGGGAGGCGGATCTCGGGGTCGCCTCCGGCAACGGGAAGGGGCAGATCTTCGTGAAGGGCGAGGTCATCAAGACCGTGCCCGAGTCGAAGATCGTGGAGACCCTGATCGAGGAGGCGATGAAGATCGCCGAACAGATGGAGCAGGGCGGTGTCGCGTCGGGGGAACCGGCGGTCACCGTGAGCTGA
- the hpnH gene encoding adenosyl-hopene transferase HpnH, with product MAMPLRQTIKVATYLAEQKLRKRDKFPLIVELEPLYACNLKCEGCGKIQHPAGVLKQRMPVAQAVGAVLESGAPMVSIAGGEPLMHPHIDEIVRQLVAKKKYVFLCTNAVLLRKKMDKFTPSPYFAFAVHIDGLRERHDESVAKEGVFDEAVAAIKEAKKRGFRVTTNSTFFNTDTPQTIIEVLNFLNDDLQVDEMMISPAYAYEKAPDQEHFLGVTQTRELFKKAFAGGNRRRWRLNHSPLFLDFLEGKVDFPCTAWAIPNYSLFGWQKPCYLMADGYVTTYKDLIEKTDWDAYGRGKDDRCANCMAHCGYEPTAVMATMGSLKESLRAMRETVAGNRE from the coding sequence ATGGCCATGCCGCTCCGCCAGACCATCAAGGTCGCTACGTATTTGGCCGAACAGAAACTCCGCAAGCGGGACAAATTCCCGCTGATCGTCGAGCTCGAACCTCTCTACGCCTGCAACCTCAAGTGCGAGGGCTGCGGCAAGATCCAGCACCCGGCCGGTGTGCTCAAGCAGCGCATGCCGGTCGCCCAGGCCGTCGGGGCGGTGCTGGAGTCCGGGGCGCCCATGGTGTCCATCGCGGGCGGCGAACCCCTGATGCACCCTCACATCGACGAGATCGTGCGGCAGTTGGTGGCGAAGAAGAAGTACGTCTTCCTCTGCACCAACGCCGTGCTGCTGCGCAAGAAGATGGACAAGTTCACGCCCTCGCCGTACTTCGCGTTCGCCGTGCACATCGACGGGCTGCGTGAGCGGCACGACGAGTCCGTCGCGAAGGAGGGAGTGTTCGACGAGGCCGTGGCCGCCATCAAGGAGGCCAAGAAGCGGGGTTTCCGGGTCACCACCAACTCGACCTTCTTCAACACCGACACCCCGCAGACCATCATCGAGGTGCTCAACTTCCTCAACGACGACCTCCAGGTCGACGAGATGATGATCTCGCCCGCCTACGCCTACGAGAAGGCCCCGGACCAGGAGCACTTCCTCGGCGTCACGCAGACCCGCGAGCTGTTCAAAAAGGCCTTTGCGGGCGGCAACCGGCGGCGCTGGCGGCTCAACCACTCCCCGCTCTTCCTGGACTTCCTGGAGGGCAAGGTCGACTTCCCGTGCACGGCGTGGGCGATCCCGAACTACTCGCTGTTCGGCTGGCAGAAGCCCTGCTACCTGATGGCCGACGGGTACGTGACGACGTACAAGGACCTCATCGAGAAGACCGACTGGGACGCCTACGGTCGCGGCAAGGACGACCGGTGCGCCAACTGCATGGCGCACTGCGGCTACGAGCCGACGGCCGTCATGGCCACCATGGGTTCCCTGAAGGAGTCCCTGCGCGCCATGCGCGAGACCGTCGCCGGAAACCGGGAGTGA
- a CDS encoding phosphorylase family protein, whose product MDRQPESAPLLIACALGIERLALRRGSRGAGPVTVLRTGMGPAAAEAAVTRALADPALRDAAVLATGFCAGLAPGMHPGDLVVAEETRDPRGATRCVGTELLVKELVRAVPGRTVHTGPLTGSDHVVRGHERSDLLATGAIAVDMESAATLHSAGRTGVRPVAAVRVVVDAPEHELVRIGTLRGGISAFRVLRSVLPAFVEWHRSLLLPRR is encoded by the coding sequence ATGGACAGGCAGCCCGAGTCGGCCCCGCTGCTGATCGCCTGCGCGCTCGGCATCGAACGGCTCGCCCTGCGCAGGGGCTCACGCGGCGCCGGGCCCGTCACCGTGCTGCGTACGGGAATGGGGCCCGCGGCGGCCGAGGCGGCCGTCACCCGAGCCCTCGCCGACCCGGCGCTGCGCGACGCCGCAGTGCTGGCCACCGGCTTCTGCGCGGGGCTCGCCCCCGGTATGCACCCCGGTGACCTGGTGGTCGCCGAGGAGACCCGGGATCCGCGCGGCGCCACCCGCTGTGTCGGCACCGAACTGCTCGTCAAGGAACTGGTGCGTGCCGTACCCGGGCGCACCGTCCACACCGGCCCTCTCACCGGATCCGATCACGTCGTCCGCGGTCACGAGCGGTCGGATCTGCTCGCGACCGGCGCAATCGCGGTCGACATGGAGTCGGCGGCCACGCTGCACAGCGCCGGGCGCACGGGCGTGCGCCCGGTTGCGGCCGTACGGGTGGTCGTGGACGCTCCAGAACATGAACTCGTCCGGATCGGCACGCTTCGCGGTGGAATATCGGCTTTCCGCGTTCTTCGTTCGGTCCTTCCCGCATTTGTCGAATGGCACCGTTCCTTGCTGCTCCCCAGGAGGTGA
- the shc gene encoding squalene--hopene cyclase has protein sequence MTATTDGSTGALPPRAAAASETDTDTNAPVAAGVQDAAEHAMRRATDHLLARQDAQGWWKGDLETNVTMDAEDLLLRQFLGIRDEQTTQAAALFIRGEQRDDGTWATFYGGPAELSATIEAYVALRLAGDAPEAPHMAKASAWIRDRGGIAAARVFTRIWLALFGWWKWDDLPELPPELIYFPKWMPLNIYDFGCWARQTIVPLTIVSAKRPVRPAPFPLDELHTDPDLPNPGKSFAPLASWDGAFQRLDRVLHGYRKVAVRRLRKAAMNAAARWIIERQENDGCWGGIQPPAVYSVIALHLLGYDLEHPVMRAGLDSLDRFTVWREDGARMIEACQSPVWDTCLAVIALADAGLPADHPQLVKAADWMLGEQVVRPGDWSVRRPELPPGGWAFEFHNDNYPDIDDTAEVVLALRRVRHHDPERVEKAIGRGVRWNLGMQSKNGAWGAFDVDNTSTLPNKLPFCDFGEVIDPPSADVTAHVVEMLAVEGMSHDPRTRRGIEWLLAEQEPGGAWFGRWGVNYVYGTGSVVPALTAAGLSAAHPAIRRAVGWLEKVQNDDGGWGEDLRSYDDSAGWSGRGASTPSQTAWALLALLAAGEHDSKTVERGVEWLAATQLPDGSWDEPHFTGTGFPWDFSINYHLYRQVFPLTALGRYVHGEPFAKVEVG, from the coding sequence ATGACAGCGACGACCGACGGAAGCACCGGAGCACTGCCGCCCCGCGCTGCCGCGGCCAGCGAAACCGACACCGACACCAACGCCCCAGTGGCAGCAGGGGTTCAGGATGCCGCCGAGCACGCCATGAGGCGTGCCACCGATCATCTGCTGGCGCGACAGGACGCCCAGGGCTGGTGGAAGGGCGACCTCGAGACCAACGTCACGATGGACGCCGAGGACCTGCTGCTCCGTCAATTCCTGGGCATCCGCGACGAACAGACCACCCAGGCAGCCGCGTTGTTCATCCGCGGTGAACAGCGCGACGACGGCACCTGGGCCACCTTCTACGGCGGACCCGCCGAACTCTCCGCCACCATCGAGGCGTACGTCGCCCTGCGGCTGGCCGGGGACGCACCAGAAGCGCCGCATATGGCGAAGGCGTCCGCCTGGATCCGCGACCGGGGAGGCATCGCCGCCGCCCGGGTCTTCACCCGGATCTGGCTGGCCCTGTTCGGCTGGTGGAAGTGGGACGACCTCCCCGAACTCCCGCCGGAACTCATCTACTTCCCGAAGTGGATGCCGCTCAACATCTACGACTTCGGCTGCTGGGCCCGGCAGACCATCGTGCCGCTCACCATCGTCAGCGCGAAACGCCCGGTCCGCCCGGCGCCCTTCCCGCTCGACGAGCTGCACACCGACCCCGACCTGCCTAACCCGGGCAAGTCCTTCGCGCCGCTGGCCAGTTGGGACGGCGCCTTCCAGCGTCTCGACAGGGTTCTGCACGGCTATCGCAAGGTTGCGGTGCGCCGACTGCGCAAGGCGGCCATGAACGCCGCCGCCCGCTGGATCATCGAGCGCCAGGAGAACGACGGCTGCTGGGGAGGCATCCAGCCGCCCGCCGTCTACTCGGTGATCGCTCTGCACCTGCTCGGCTACGACCTCGAACACCCCGTCATGCGGGCAGGGCTGGACTCCCTGGACCGCTTCACGGTGTGGCGCGAGGACGGGGCCCGGATGATCGAGGCCTGCCAGTCGCCGGTGTGGGACACCTGTCTCGCCGTCATCGCACTCGCCGACGCGGGCCTGCCCGCCGACCATCCCCAACTGGTCAAGGCCGCCGACTGGATGCTGGGTGAGCAGGTGGTCCGGCCAGGCGACTGGTCCGTACGCCGGCCCGAACTGCCGCCGGGCGGCTGGGCGTTCGAGTTCCACAACGACAACTACCCCGACATCGACGACACCGCCGAGGTCGTCCTCGCGCTGCGCCGCGTCCGGCACCACGACCCGGAGCGGGTCGAGAAGGCCATCGGGCGCGGGGTCCGCTGGAACCTCGGGATGCAGTCGAAGAACGGCGCCTGGGGCGCCTTCGACGTCGACAACACCAGCACGCTCCCCAACAAGCTGCCGTTCTGCGACTTCGGCGAGGTCATCGACCCGCCGTCCGCCGACGTCACCGCGCACGTCGTGGAGATGCTCGCCGTCGAGGGCATGTCCCACGATCCGCGCACCCGGCGCGGCATCGAGTGGCTGCTCGCCGAACAGGAGCCGGGCGGCGCCTGGTTCGGCCGCTGGGGCGTCAACTACGTCTACGGCACCGGCTCGGTGGTGCCCGCGCTGACCGCCGCCGGCCTGTCCGCCGCGCACCCGGCGATCCGGCGCGCGGTGGGCTGGCTGGAGAAGGTCCAGAACGACGACGGCGGCTGGGGCGAGGACCTGCGCTCCTACGACGACAGCGCGGGCTGGAGCGGCCGGGGCGCCTCGACCCCCTCCCAGACGGCCTGGGCGCTGCTCGCCCTGCTGGCCGCCGGGGAACACGACTCGAAGACCGTCGAACGCGGTGTCGAGTGGCTCGCGGCGACCCAGCTGCCGGACGGCTCCTGGGACGAGCCGCACTTCACCGGCACCGGCTTCCCCTGGGACTTCTCGATCAACTACCACCTCTACCGTCAGGTCTTCCCGCTCACCGCGCTCGGCCGGTATGTCCACGGGGAACCCTTCGCCAAGGTCGAGGTGGGCTGA
- a CDS encoding polyprenyl synthetase family protein, which translates to MPTVPPAPKAARGTAVDVTALLERGRTLATPVLRAAIDRLAAPMDTVSAYHFGWIDAQGRPAAGDGGKAVRPALAVLSAEVTGADPEVGIPGAVAVELVHNFSLLHDDLMDGDEQRRHRDTVWKVHGPAQAILVGDALFALANEILLELGTVEAGRATRRLTTATRALIDGQAQDISYEHRDRVSVEECLEMEGNKTGALLACASSIGAVLGGADDHTADTLEKYGYHLGLAFQAVDDLLGIWGDPEATGKQTWSDLRQRKKSLPVVAALAASGPAAERLGELLAADAKSSDFENFSEKEFAARAALIEQAGGREWTAGEARRQHTIAVDALSAIDMPDRVRAQFTALADFVVVRKR; encoded by the coding sequence GTGCCCACTGTGCCCCCGGCTCCGAAGGCCGCTCGAGGGACCGCGGTGGACGTGACCGCGCTCCTGGAGCGCGGCCGGACCCTGGCCACTCCGGTACTGCGGGCGGCGATCGACCGTCTCGCGGCGCCCATGGACACCGTCTCCGCCTACCACTTCGGCTGGATCGACGCCCAGGGCAGGCCCGCCGCCGGCGACGGCGGCAAGGCCGTACGCCCCGCGCTCGCCGTGCTGTCCGCCGAGGTCACCGGCGCCGACCCCGAGGTCGGCATCCCCGGCGCGGTCGCCGTCGAGCTGGTGCACAACTTCTCGCTGCTGCACGACGACCTGATGGACGGCGACGAACAGCGCCGCCACCGCGACACCGTCTGGAAGGTGCACGGTCCCGCCCAGGCCATCCTGGTCGGTGACGCCCTGTTCGCGCTGGCCAACGAGATCCTCCTGGAACTCGGCACCGTCGAGGCCGGCCGCGCCACCCGCCGCCTCACCACCGCGACCCGCGCCCTCATCGACGGCCAGGCACAGGACATCTCCTACGAGCACCGCGACCGCGTCAGCGTCGAGGAGTGTCTGGAGATGGAGGGCAACAAGACCGGCGCCCTGCTCGCCTGCGCCAGCTCCATCGGCGCGGTCCTCGGCGGCGCGGACGACCACACCGCCGACACCCTGGAGAAGTACGGCTACCACCTCGGCCTGGCCTTCCAGGCCGTCGACGACCTCCTCGGCATCTGGGGCGACCCGGAGGCCACCGGCAAGCAGACCTGGAGCGACCTGCGCCAGCGCAAGAAGTCCCTGCCCGTGGTCGCCGCCCTCGCGGCGAGCGGCCCGGCCGCCGAGCGGCTCGGCGAACTCCTCGCCGCCGACGCGAAGAGCAGCGACTTCGAGAACTTCTCCGAGAAGGAGTTCGCCGCCCGCGCCGCCCTGATCGAACAGGCGGGCGGCCGGGAGTGGACCGCCGGGGAGGCGCGCCGACAGCACACCATCGCCGTCGACGCGCTGAGCGCCATCGACATGCCCGACCGGGTGCGTGCGCAGTTCACGGCGCTCGCTGACTTCGTCGTCGTACGAAAGAGATGA
- the hpnE gene encoding hydroxysqualene dehydroxylase HpnE, translating into MSEGTQPGERPGHRGEKSAVVVGGGLAGITAALSLADAGVRVTLLEGRPRLGGLAFSFQRDGLTVDNGQHVYLRCCTAYRWFLDRIDGAALAPVQARLDVPVVDLAKPVGRRLGRLRRDALPVPLHLGRSLATYPHLSLAERARVGRAALALKALDLADPALDAQDFGSWLAAHGQSERAVEALWDLVGVATLNAVAGDSSLGLAAMVFKTGLLSDPGAADIGWARVPLGELHDTLARKALDSAGVRTEVRTRVTSIQHDENGRWSVQVPGETLDADVVVLAVAQREAHDLLPQGALDAPERLLEIGTAPILNVHVVYDRKVLSTPFVAALGSPVQWVFDRTEASGLGGDGQYLALSQSAAHDEIDEPVAALRERYLPELERLLPRARGAEVRDFFVTRERTATFAPTPGVGRLRPGARTRTPGLYLAGSWTATGWPATMESAVRSGVSAAGAALGVLGRPRHHLFDVEEAA; encoded by the coding sequence ATGAGCGAGGGTACGCAGCCCGGGGAACGTCCGGGCCACCGCGGTGAGAAGAGTGCCGTGGTGGTCGGCGGCGGGCTGGCAGGCATCACAGCGGCGCTCTCGCTCGCCGACGCCGGCGTCCGCGTCACGCTGCTCGAAGGCCGGCCCCGGCTCGGCGGGCTCGCCTTCTCCTTCCAGCGCGACGGACTCACCGTGGACAACGGCCAGCATGTGTACCTGCGTTGCTGCACCGCCTACCGCTGGTTCCTCGACCGCATCGACGGCGCGGCGCTCGCTCCGGTGCAGGCCCGGCTCGACGTGCCTGTCGTCGACCTGGCGAAGCCCGTCGGGCGGCGCCTGGGGAGACTTCGGCGCGACGCACTGCCCGTACCTCTGCATCTCGGGCGCAGCCTGGCCACGTATCCGCACCTGTCACTTGCCGAACGCGCCAGAGTGGGGCGTGCCGCACTCGCGCTCAAGGCGCTCGACCTCGCCGACCCTGCGCTGGACGCGCAGGACTTCGGCAGCTGGCTGGCCGCGCACGGTCAGTCGGAGCGTGCCGTCGAGGCACTGTGGGACCTGGTGGGGGTCGCCACCCTCAACGCGGTGGCCGGGGACTCGTCCCTGGGGCTCGCCGCGATGGTGTTCAAGACCGGTCTGCTGTCCGACCCGGGCGCGGCCGACATCGGCTGGGCGCGTGTCCCGCTGGGCGAACTGCACGACACTCTGGCCCGCAAGGCGCTCGACTCCGCGGGCGTGCGTACCGAAGTCCGTACACGCGTCACCTCCATCCAACACGACGAGAACGGCCGCTGGAGCGTTCAGGTTCCCGGCGAGACGCTCGACGCGGACGTCGTCGTACTCGCCGTCGCCCAGCGCGAGGCGCACGATCTCCTGCCGCAGGGCGCGCTCGACGCCCCCGAACGGCTGCTGGAGATCGGCACCGCACCGATCCTCAACGTGCATGTGGTGTACGACCGGAAGGTGCTGAGCACACCGTTCGTCGCGGCGCTCGGCAGCCCCGTGCAGTGGGTCTTCGACCGGACCGAGGCGTCCGGACTCGGCGGCGACGGCCAGTACCTGGCGCTGTCGCAGTCGGCCGCGCACGACGAGATCGACGAACCCGTGGCGGCGCTGCGCGAGCGGTATCTGCCGGAGCTGGAGCGGCTGTTGCCCCGCGCGCGGGGCGCCGAAGTACGGGATTTCTTCGTCACCCGGGAGCGGACAGCGACGTTCGCCCCCACCCCCGGCGTCGGGCGGCTGCGGCCCGGCGCCCGTACCCGAACCCCCGGCCTGTACCTGGCCGGTTCGTGGACCGCCACCGGGTGGCCCGCGACCATGGAGAGTGCGGTCCGCAGCGGCGTCAGTGCGGCCGGCGCCGCGCTGGGCGTCCTGGGCCGGCCCCGCCACCACCTCTTCGACGTGGAGGAGGCAGCTTGA
- a CDS encoding DUF6380 family protein: MDNSVQGDAPAAKRRATLRSGTASLTSTACRATVIRHGRCTRGSVR; this comes from the coding sequence ATGGACAATTCGGTCCAAGGTGATGCGCCCGCCGCGAAACGGCGCGCAACCCTCCGGTCGGGGACGGCGTCCCTGACTTCAACGGCCTGCCGTGCGACGGTCATCCGGCACGGCCGGTGCACAAGGGGGAGTGTGCGATGA
- the hpnD gene encoding presqualene diphosphate synthase HpnD, whose protein sequence is MIRSVESEPHVSAPVLAAYSYCESITGQQARNFAYGIRLLPTPKRRAMSALYAFSRRVDDIGDGTLAPEVKAARLEDTRALLNRVREGAVDEDDTDPVAVALSHAGTHFPIPLGGLDELIDGVVMDVRGETYETWDDLKVYCRCVAGAIGRLSLGVFGTERGARGAERASEYADTLGLALQLTNILRDVREDADSGRIYLPADDLAKFGCSAGFSGPRPPEGSDFAGLVHFEVRRARALFAEGYRLLPMLDRRSGACVAAMAGIYRRLLDRIEREPEAVLRGRVSLPGREKAYVAVRGLSGLDARHVSRRTVRRLT, encoded by the coding sequence GTGATCCGGAGCGTGGAGTCGGAACCACACGTGTCCGCACCGGTACTCGCCGCCTACAGCTACTGCGAGTCCATCACCGGGCAGCAGGCCCGCAACTTCGCGTACGGCATCAGACTGCTGCCGACGCCGAAGCGGCGTGCGATGTCGGCCCTGTACGCGTTCTCACGGCGCGTCGACGACATCGGTGACGGCACGCTGGCTCCCGAGGTGAAGGCGGCGCGGCTGGAGGACACCAGAGCACTGCTCAACCGGGTGCGCGAGGGCGCGGTCGACGAGGACGACACCGATCCCGTCGCGGTCGCCCTCAGTCACGCGGGGACACACTTCCCGATCCCGCTCGGCGGCCTCGACGAACTCATCGACGGCGTCGTGATGGACGTACGCGGTGAGACGTACGAGACCTGGGACGACCTGAAGGTCTACTGCCGTTGTGTGGCCGGGGCCATCGGGCGGCTGTCGTTGGGCGTGTTCGGTACGGAGCGGGGCGCGCGAGGGGCAGAACGCGCCTCCGAGTACGCCGACACGCTGGGGCTGGCGCTCCAGCTCACCAACATCCTGCGGGACGTCCGCGAGGACGCCGACAGCGGGCGGATCTATCTGCCCGCCGACGACCTCGCCAAGTTCGGCTGCTCGGCCGGGTTCAGCGGTCCGAGGCCGCCGGAGGGCTCCGACTTCGCGGGCCTCGTCCACTTCGAAGTGCGGCGCGCCCGTGCCCTGTTCGCCGAGGGCTACCGGCTGCTGCCCATGCTCGACCGGCGCAGCGGCGCCTGTGTCGCCGCCATGGCCGGCATCTACCGACGGCTCCTCGACCGTATCGAGCGCGAGCCGGAGGCCGTGCTGCGCGGCCGGGTCTCGCTGCCCGGACGCGAGAAGGCGTATGTCGCGGTGCGCGGCCTGTCCGGTCTCGACGCCCGGCATGTGTCCCGGCGGACCGTCAGGAGGCTCACCTGA
- the hpnC gene encoding squalene synthase HpnC: MTATGHTRTDDPERGTLDKAADENFPVAPFFLPRAWRTDLMAVYGFARLVDDIGDGDLAPGGADARLLGVAPEEADDRLVLLDAFEADLRRVFDATPHHPLLRRLQPTVRRRALTPEPFLGLIAANRQDQLVKRYETYDDLLAYCELSANPVGRLVLAVTGTATPERIRRSDAVCTALQIVEHLQDVAEDLGRDRIYLPAQDLKRFHVQETDLAAPTAGASVRALIAYEAERARGLLNEGTPLVGSVHGRLKLLLAGFVAGGKAAVRAIAAAEYDVLPGPPKPGRIQLLREVGTTLRGKG, encoded by the coding sequence CTTCCTGCCCAGGGCCTGGCGCACCGACCTCATGGCCGTCTACGGCTTCGCCCGCCTCGTCGACGACATCGGCGACGGCGACCTGGCCCCCGGTGGCGCCGACGCCCGACTGCTGGGCGTCGCCCCGGAAGAGGCCGATGACCGGCTCGTCCTTCTCGACGCCTTCGAGGCCGACCTGCGCAGGGTCTTCGACGCCACCCCGCACCACCCCCTGCTGCGCCGGCTCCAGCCGACCGTGCGCCGCCGCGCCCTCACGCCCGAGCCCTTCCTCGGCCTGATCGCCGCCAACCGCCAGGACCAGCTGGTCAAGCGGTACGAGACCTACGACGACCTCCTCGCCTACTGCGAGCTGTCCGCCAACCCCGTCGGCCGCCTCGTCCTCGCCGTCACCGGCACCGCGACGCCCGAGCGGATCCGTCGCTCCGACGCCGTGTGTACGGCTCTCCAGATCGTCGAACACCTCCAGGACGTCGCCGAGGACCTCGGCCGCGACCGGATCTATCTGCCCGCCCAGGACCTGAAGCGCTTTCACGTCCAGGAGACGGATCTCGCCGCCCCCACCGCGGGTGCATCGGTGCGCGCACTGATCGCATACGAAGCGGAACGCGCGCGTGGCCTGCTGAATGAAGGCACCCCTCTCGTGGGTAGCGTCCACGGCAGGCTGAAGCTGCTGCTCGCGGGTTTCGTGGCGGGAGGGAAGGCGGCGGTCCGAGCGATCGCCGCCGCCGAATACGACGTACTTCCCGGCCCGCCCAAGCCCGGCAGGATCCAGTTGCTGCGCGAGGTGGGCACAACCCTGCGAGGAAAGGGGTGA